In Sphingopyxis macrogoltabida, the sequence GGGAGCAGGCGTCATGACCCGGTCCCCGTCCATTGCGCCACTGATCGAGCGGTATTTCGCTCAGCGCCTCATGCATCAGCGCGGTGTCAGCCCGCACACCGTCGCATCCTACCGCGACACGTTCCGGCTGCTGTTGCGCTTTGCACAGCGCAGGCTCGGGAAGCCGCCTTCGCACCTCGATCTCGCCGATCTCGATGCCCCCTTCATCATCGCCTTCCTCGACGATCTCGAAGCGGGCCGCGCGATCGGAGCCAAGACCCGCAACCTCCGGCTGACGGCGATACGGGCGTTCTTCCGTTTTCTCGCTTTCGAGGAACCGGCAAGCAGCGGGCAGATTCAGCGCATTCTCGCGATCCCCGGCAAGCTCACCGAGAAGCGCGAGGTCCATTTCCTGTCGCGCCCGGAGATCGACGCGGTCCTCGCCGCGCCCGATCGAACATGCTGGCTCGGCCGCCGCGATCATATGCTGCTGCTCTTCGCGATCCAGACGGGCCTGCGCCTTTCGGAGATCGCCAGCCTTGATCGCAGCGACATCATGCTCGGCACCGGCGCGCATGTCCGATGCGTCGGCAAGGGCCGCAAAGAACGGCGCACGCCGCTCGCAGGCAAGGTCCGCGCTGCGATGCAGAACTGGCTGAAGGAGTCGCCACGCGGCGGGGCATCGGCGCTGTTCCCCAACAT encodes:
- a CDS encoding tyrosine-type recombinase/integrase, translated to MTRSPSIAPLIERYFAQRLMHQRGVSPHTVASYRDTFRLLLRFAQRRLGKPPSHLDLADLDAPFIIAFLDDLEAGRAIGAKTRNLRLTAIRAFFRFLAFEEPASSGQIQRILAIPGKLTEKREVHFLSRPEIDAVLAAPDRTCWLGRRDHMLLLFAIQTGLRLSEIASLDRSDIMLGTGAHVRCVGKGRKERRTPLAGKVRAAMQNWLKESPRGGASALFPNIHGGRLSPDAIQYLLAKHVRTARAHCPSLRHKRVSPHVLRHTAAMELLQAGVDLSVIALWLGHESILTTQAYLHAHIALKTAALAKLQPHNMKRPGRFEPEDRLLAFLDAL